In Candidatus Zixiibacteriota bacterium, the following proteins share a genomic window:
- a CDS encoding NUDIX hydrolase, giving the protein MSDKHVRFDEAKLTERKKHHCGFQFCPLCGLRLKEGEVEGLVRLYCPDQTCGYVFYQNPIPAAGVMLVENDHILLVKRAHPPRIGWWCIPAGFMEWNEHPRQTAVRELEEETGLKVRLTSFFEVYSGSDDPRSNAVLMLYLGEVIGGEIAPADDAREVRWFPFDALPADIAFEAHRQALADYDHRERKRAQIKS; this is encoded by the coding sequence ATGTCTGATAAGCACGTACGTTTTGACGAGGCCAAGCTGACCGAACGCAAGAAGCACCACTGCGGCTTCCAATTCTGTCCCTTGTGCGGCCTGAGACTGAAGGAGGGCGAAGTCGAGGGCCTGGTCAGACTGTACTGCCCCGACCAGACCTGCGGCTACGTGTTCTACCAGAATCCGATTCCTGCCGCCGGCGTGATGCTTGTCGAAAACGACCACATTCTGCTGGTTAAGCGTGCCCACCCGCCAAGAATCGGCTGGTGGTGCATTCCAGCCGGATTCATGGAATGGAACGAACACCCCAGGCAGACAGCAGTCCGAGAGCTAGAGGAAGAAACCGGGCTAAAAGTTCGGCTGACCTCGTTCTTCGAGGTCTATTCCGGCAGCGACGACCCCCGCTCCAACGCGGTGCTGATGCTCTATCTCGGCGAAGTTATCGGGGGCGAAATCGCGCCTGCCGACGACGCCCGCGAGGTGCGCTGGTTTCCATTCGATGCCCTACCGGCGGACATCGCCTTTGAGGCCCATCGCCAGGCCCTCGCCGACTACGACCACCGTGAGCGAAAGCGGGCTCAAATCAAAAGTTGA